The Cylindrospermum stagnale PCC 7417 genome segment GATTTCTACTGCTGCTTTGACCATACCCTCTTTGATGTTGACACAGACTTTACTGTTTGCACAGAACAACCAATTGAGCAATCCTATCCTGACGCAAACTGGACGAGAATTGAAAAGAGACAATAACTGGAGTGATATAGGTAAAGCAGAATTCATCGATGCCAACACCGCAGATCGATTAATCAGAGAATTTCAAGCACAGAAAAAGCCTGAACCAACATTAGAGCTTCAAGGAAAGACTGACCCTGAAATGGAACAGCTTATTGCGGTAAGAGTAAGCGACGGGCAAACGCTAGAACAAAAGGTTGCTCGACCACGTTCACAGGACACTGAATCTAGTCAAAGCACTGTTGACAATCTTGCTACTGAGGAACCACCTCCACTCCCATCAATCGTAGGAAGTGACGACCGTAAACTATACCTTGATATGCAGGCATATCCTCATCGAACAATTGGTGGGATAGCCCCGAAGGGAAGCACTACTTCTAGCTGTACTGGCACTTTAGTAGGCCCTCGACATGTGCTGACTGCGGGACATTGTATTCATCCAGGCGGTGGCGGTAAGACAAAGTTTTATAAAGACCGAGGTTTTGCTCCAGGGTGGAAAGGCAAGGGAAATACAAAAGCTACACACCCGAATGGATATTACAGTCCTGTTCATTACTTTGCTCCCCAAGGTTGGATAAACAAAGGAAATAGTAGATACGATTACGCACTTATAGTACTAGAAAATAACAGTGAGCTTCGCCAGCTTGGATGGTTAGGAACAACCAACGGTAATGTTGGAAATTTGACACAAAAATCGATTATAAATCGTGGTTATCCCGGCTCAAATCTTAATTGTAAAGCATCTCCCATAAAATCAGGTCCAAACAAGGGCAAATGCTTCAACTATATGTATGGAATGACCGGTAGAGGAATTGCTGTTGGCTCTTTCAGGTTCTCGCATACTGCTGATGTAGTGGGTGGTCATAGTGGTAGCCCACTATTTAAAAGCAATAATAAAATTTATGGAATTCATACCCAGTCTGGTCCTGTATATAGCTGGGCAATCAAAATGAGGAATGGTATTCAAGACATGATTCATGAAGCTAAAGACCAATTTGAATAGGGCATCACCGGGCCAAATTGGGAAAACTGTACGCTAAGGAATTGAGACTAACCTTAACTCTATGAAAATAGGTTGTTTTGAGCAAATGGCATACCTCTATCCCTGATTCTTGACTCGAATTAGTCTTTCTTTATGGTGCAAAGTATTGGTACTACTCTGCACCATCAAAAAAATTAACAACTCGAATCTAGACAGACAAAGACTTTCAGCAGATTCGTACGATTTTCCCGTTTGGGGTGCGACACGATGGCGCACGAAGGGCTGGAAGTCCCTATATACAAAGCTTCCAGAAGATGAGTGAGGAACCGATTCCTCCAGTCTAGTGTCCAAGGCTGTTCCTAATTCCCCCATGCAGTACTGGTAACGGCATTGTGTGAAGCGGGGAATAAAGCCCAAGGAAGCATTTAGCCTAAAAATGTAACCGGACAAAGGAAAGATTGGATGGGTGAATGTAAATGAATCCTTGTTAAGGCATCGTTAGAAAAGGTCATCGAAAAGGCTGACACGGTGATACGAGTGAATGTACTGAATGCCCCGAAATCATCCAGTCAAGGTTCAACTCCCCAATTTAGCTGAACTGGGACACCAACCACTCCGGTGTAGAGAGGACACCCTACCCAATTACATCTCATCCGTGCGTAACGTAGTAACCCCAATGAAGTCTGGGATTTACCCAGTAAGCAACCCGTAAGGGAAGCCGAATTCTTCAGTGGGTCAAGGATGCTTCCAAAAGCGAATGCCACCAGCCGAAAGGCAAGGGAAATCCATAACCCGGTGGATAAGGCAGATGTCCAACCTGAAAGGGTGCTGACGGGAAGCAGGTGAGTCAACCAATATCCGTTGTAATGATTTCAAACCGAGGTGTAAGTTAGATGCAGGCAACTGTAAACCGAACCAAGGGACAGACTGATTGGAATTGTGTTAATTGGCACAAAGCCAATCGGATTGTTCGGAATTTGAGACAGCGAATCTTTAGGGCAAAAACTGAGGGCAACCTGAAAAAGGTACGCTCTCTCCAGAAATTGATGCTACGCAGCTATTCTAATCGCCTAGTCAGCGTTAGAAAAGTGACGCAGTACAACAGAGGTCGATATACACCAGGGATAGATAAAGTAGTAGTGAAAACTACTGCTGCCAGGGGTCAGTTAGTAAATAAATTAACTGATTATTCCCCTTGGAAATCATCACCAGCACGACGAATTTACATCCCAAAAGCTAATGGGAAGAAACGACCTTTAGGAATCCCAGTAATACAAGACCGTGCCATCCAGGCAATGGTTAAAAATGCCTTGGAACCCGAATGGGAAGCAACTTTTGAAAGGTCAAGTTACGGTTTCCGACCAGGACGTAGCCCCCATGATGCTATTGAAAGTATCTACAACCTAGCTCGTCCGAATAAACGGAAGAAATGGGTAGTAGATGCAGACATTCAAGGATGTTTTGACAACATTTCTCATAATTTTCTGTTAGAGCTTTTAACAGGCTTTCCAGCCCGTGAATTAATTAAACAATGGCTACTAGCAGGATATATGGAAGCGGGTTCATGGCATCCAACAGATGCTGGTACACCACAAGGGTCTGTTGTCAGTCCGTTGTTAGCAAATATAGCTTTGCACGGTATGGAATCTGCTCTGGGAGTTAAATATAACAAGGATGGAGAACTCCGTGCAGCAAGAGCCTTGGTGAGATACGCCGATGATTTTGTGGTGTTCTGTGAAACACAAGAAGATACAAAAAATGTTATTCAAATCCTTAATTATTGGATGCAAGTCAGGGGGCTTACCCTCTCCCTGGAGAAAACCAAAATATCGCATCTCACAGAAGGGTTTGACTTTTTGGGTTTCAATATCAGGCACTATAAAGACCAAACCACTAAAACTGGATGGAAGCTGTTAATTAAACCTAGTAA includes the following:
- a CDS encoding trypsin-like serine peptidase, translated to MKPSRKSMFFNLLISTAALTIPSLMLTQTLLFAQNNQLSNPILTQTGRELKRDNNWSDIGKAEFIDANTADRLIREFQAQKKPEPTLELQGKTDPEMEQLIAVRVSDGQTLEQKVARPRSQDTESSQSTVDNLATEEPPPLPSIVGSDDRKLYLDMQAYPHRTIGGIAPKGSTTSSCTGTLVGPRHVLTAGHCIHPGGGGKTKFYKDRGFAPGWKGKGNTKATHPNGYYSPVHYFAPQGWINKGNSRYDYALIVLENNSELRQLGWLGTTNGNVGNLTQKSIINRGYPGSNLNCKASPIKSGPNKGKCFNYMYGMTGRGIAVGSFRFSHTADVVGGHSGSPLFKSNNKIYGIHTQSGPVYSWAIKMRNGIQDMIHEAKDQFE
- the ltrA gene encoding group II intron reverse transcriptase/maturase, whose product is MQATVNRTKGQTDWNCVNWHKANRIVRNLRQRIFRAKTEGNLKKVRSLQKLMLRSYSNRLVSVRKVTQYNRGRYTPGIDKVVVKTTAARGQLVNKLTDYSPWKSSPARRIYIPKANGKKRPLGIPVIQDRAIQAMVKNALEPEWEATFERSSYGFRPGRSPHDAIESIYNLARPNKRKKWVVDADIQGCFDNISHNFLLELLTGFPARELIKQWLLAGYMEAGSWHPTDAGTPQGSVVSPLLANIALHGMESALGVKYNKDGELRAARALVRYADDFVVFCETQEDTKNVIQILNYWMQVRGLTLSLEKTKISHLTEGFDFLGFNIRHYKDQTTKTGWKLLIKPSKKSVLNIRSKLRSEWLNCKGQPVDAVIKKLNPIIRGQANYFRIAVSSKIFNSLDHWLYEKQKMYAKRTHRNKSDSWRKAKYWGNLNLDRPFDRWVFGNKQTGAYMLKFAWFKIERHILIKGKSSPDDPKLRDYWIKRQEAKTKSELIKSRQKIAQRQQYVCPVCGESLLNDEELHLHHKKPKSQGGGDNYGNLQLVHLYCHQQIHSGTICSL